The Myxococcales bacterium genomic sequence GGGGTCAGACCTAGCCGCATGCGTACGTATTGTCCAAGCAGCTCTTTGGTGGCGCGTGGCGCCTCGGGAAAGGACACGGCCATGCAGCCGTGCTCACCGTCGCCTTCGGCGTCGTCACCCAGCAACTCTGCGCGGCCCCGCACCTCGAAGGGCCCTTGGCCGTCGGGCAGGCGAAAACGCAGGTCCACCAGGCTGCCCGGCTCGAAGGGCAGGGGAGTTTCGAAGGAGGCGCCCTCGGCGCCGATGGCCAGGGCCAAGCGATAGGCACGGCGGTTCCCGTCCCGCGCTTCGACGGGCAGGGCGCAAGGCGCTGTCATTCCAAGACTCACGGAATCAGGCTACCACGGCCCGGGACAAAGGCCGTCGGCCGCGTGGGGGGATGCCGCTTGCCCGGACGATCCGGGGTGGGGAGGCGGCTCGGTGCCCGGGCACGGCCTCGGCTGGCGCTCCGAGACGTCAGAACGATGACGAAAAGGAGGGGGCGCCGGCCGGCGGCTCAACCCGCCGGTGGGGGCCTGCTCTACATCCACACCTTCTTCGAGAACAGGCGCCGCCGTCGTGGCGGAGGTGGACGGTGTAATCTGACGTGCCCGGCGGCGTGGGGGATGGCAAGGATCAGCGAAGAATAATTCTGAACTACGATACTGATGGTGGCCGAACGATAGGGCCCATGGTGCGGCTTTGGGGGAACAGGCAGGCAGACATGGGCGGGATCTGCGCGGCTTTTCCACTCACCTCCCAAGCCTGGTTCCGTGCGGCTTCGCTGGGGCGGTCGCGATCGTGTTTGACCATCCCCAAGGGCGACCCATGGAGCGCACGCTGTTTGGCACGTACCTCTACCGCTGCGACGCCACCGGCATTCTTCGCATCGTTCAGCCCGACGATTGCCGCGCGCTTGCACCGCGCCGCGGCCCTGACCGCGCCTAGGGTGAGCTGAGTCATTGCCCACCAATACCTTGTACTTTGCCGGAATTCGTCGCGCAGGTTCCGTCGCCTCCGCAAATTCTCGTCGCGGGGGCATTAGTAGCGGCTTCTCTGGTCCATCCGCAGCATCCCCTCCGCAGCGGAGCCCGCGGTCGCCGTGGCTGGCAAGCTGACTTCGACGCGACGCGCCGCGGATCGCTTTCGGAGCGCCGGGTGGATCACTTTCACAGCGGCGGGATCACTTCCATGGCGGCGCTGCTAAAGCGTCACGGCAACGCCTTTAGCTGAACCAGCTCGTCCACCCGCGCATCCTGCGCATCTCTTATGCACTCAACGTCCTGACCACAGGCGTTCCTCGTCCGCACGTAGTCTGCCTGCGCCGACTTCACCTTCTCCGCCTTCTCCGGACTTGCCTCGAGATATTGTTGCAACGCCAGCGCGACGCTGCGGTCCCAGGCCGCAAGGTCTAGGTGTGCGCAGATCGTCGTTTCGGTCTCGTTCCCGGGCTTGCCGCAGTCGAATGTGCCCGCCTGTGGCGGGGTATCTTCAGGAACCCGCTTGAGCAGGAGAATGAACTGAGGATCCGCGCGAAGGGCCAATCGGTCATGCTTGTAAAGAGCCGCCCAGTACCCCCGTGCGAAGCTGCGCCCGCGGTTGCCCGTAGCCGTTGGGCAAATTCTATACGCAGCAACACCCTGAGCCTTCGTGACGCCCATGTTGAAGTCGTCCGTACTAGGCCTCGCTGGCCTTCCTCCCATTGGAGGCCTCCAGAAGCCGCGTGAGATCAGGAAGCCCCACGTTGTTCGCCGGACGGGCCAAGCTCGCTGTTTGCAGTACAGGTCGTGGCCGAATTCGAGGGACGTGCGTTCCCCATCAATGATGAACGTGCGCCCTACGAGTCGCGGATCATCCGGCCCATACAGCTGATGCAGCCTATCCTCAGCATCCACCGCCACTTGCTCCACCTCCCATCGTCCTGCGAGAGCGGCAGGCGGCTTCGCCACTTCGCGAGGCGTGTGGATGTCCGAATCTCCACCGCCATTCACTATGAGCGACACGACAATCAGGACGCTCTTCACTTGGCGCCGCCTCTCGAAACGGACTTCGACGAGAAAAGGATCTTCTCGAACTTCTCAGCGATCTCCGCAACCTCTACCTTGTGAGCCTTTGAGGAACCAGGATTCACGATATTCCTGGCTCCGACGTAGTCTGTGAGCTTGTCATTCAGTTATTGCGACAACTTCTTCTTGTTGGCGAAGATCGTGCCGTCGCACATGCCGTTCGCCATGATCTCATAAGCCGTATCAGGCTCGTTCACGAGTTCCGGCTTGAAGAGCAAATCGAGGCCTCGACCCAAGGTGATCCCCGCCACCGCATAGTTGTACCACCAGGTGATCTGCACCAGCCCCCTCCCGTAATAGAGGTGTTCTTCCCCCTCATCTGCTGTGTACGTGGCGTGCGCAGCGCTTCCGGGAGTGACGCCCATCGTTAGCGCCCCCTTCGCTTTGACCGCGATCCCTGACAGTTTCATTTCCCACCGGTCGCCGTCGCGCTCCGTGATCCTGGCGCTTCCCGTGGGGAGCCGGAAGATCTTCACCGGATCGCCGTACGCTAAACCTTTGCCGCGGCCCGATTCGTCAGCAGGGCTGAAGTTTCGCCACACCTTGAGCACGTGTTCCTTGATGGCGCCCTTCTTGTCCCTGGTCTGCTTCGTGACCTTGATCGTATGGCTGCTCTCGATGAAGCAGGTAGCCAGAATGTAGGCTGCCCACCGCACGTCGGTGACGCGCGCGTCGGCACCAATCTTGCGCAGCACGAACAGAAGGTCCGGCACCGACGGATCGTTGTACTTCGGGACCTTCTTGAATTCTTTCGCATAGCCCTCACAAAAGCGCTCCGGATCGTAAGGACCGGTGTAGCCATAGTCCTGCTTCTCCTCTTCTTTTGTAGGCATGAGCCAGCACCTTCTCCCTCTGCCGTGCGGCTCGTCAAGCCCCAAGGTGCGTAAGGGTCATGGCCTCCGAGGCGCAGCAGCCCAAAAAAGGCTACGCCTTGCACATCGGGCGGGGGCCTCGTTTCCCCCTAGCGGCAGCGAGGCTGAGGATGCGAGTCGGCTGACGTTAGGGCGAGCGCAGCGGCGCGCCGACTCGGGAGGGGCCCCGTTGACAAGGTTCAACTACCATAGCGGCGCCGAAACACGTACCATTTCAGTTTACAACTCGAATACCTACCGGGGGAACGGTACCCATGAAGCGAAGTGTTGCTGTAGTTCTGGGCCTACTTTGTGCTGGTCATTTGTTCATCGCGTGCCAGGGCGCGGAAGATTCTCCTTCGGGCGATGACGACCAGTCTGAAGGCGGAGAATCCGGCGGTTCTTCGGGAGGAACCGGCGGCAAGGCCTCGCAAGGCGGCGCCGGCGGGGAGGACTCTGGCGGCAGCGGCGGCAGCGACGAAGGCCAAGGTGGCACTGCTGGGAACGACGGGGCGGGCGAGGGCGGAACCGCGGGGGAAGACGGCGAGGGCGGCTCGGGTGGCACCGGTGGCAGCCCGAACGCGGGTGGCACAGGTGGCAGCCCGAACGCGGGCGGCTCGGGTGGCGTGCCGAACGCGGGCGGTTCGGGTGGCATGCCGGGCGCAGGCGGTGCGGGTGGCGCTGATGACGTGATCGTCGTTCCTCCCGGAGGAAAGTCGGCGGCGGAGCAAGAAGCCGCGGTGCAGGAGTTCAAGAAGGTGGCGAAGGTTACGTCAGAAAAGAAGGACGGCCTTTACACATTAATTCGTGTTGAGACCGACAACACAGTGATCTCGAAATTTGAGGACAAGCACCTCAAGATGCTTGCCGGCTTCAACGCGCTTCAGCGGCTTGAGCTGGTGAACCCCAAGGTCTCCCTTTCCGCCACGAAAGTCGTGGAGACATTACCCGTTCTCAACTATCTCGGGTACCAGTACATAGGCAACTCTATGGCGATAGGCCCAGACTTCATGTTGACCGCGGAAGCTCACAAATCACGGCTCATCGGCCTCAGCTTCAAACACATGTTCAAGATGACCACTGCTACCAAGGTGGGCGAGTTAGGCATCTATCCGAAGCTGCAGTATGTGGTTTTCGACCATGCCAGTGCTGGTCCCGAGGGCGCTAAGTTTCTGGTGAAGAACCCCAGCATCATTGGGCTTGAGCTGCACCGAACCACCATGAATCGCGAACAGTTGAGGTCAGTTGCCAAGGCACTGGTGAATCTGGAGTGCCTTCACATCAAGAACGCCTCTAAGGATGACATCACTTACGCGTTCAGCGGGCACCCCAAACTCAAGGTGCTTTGGCCCCACGAGATAAGCATGAATCTTCCCGGCGTCACGGTGGTGTCCAAAGCTGCGTCGGAGCCCAATAAACCGGGATATAGTGCGCTCTGCAGGGTTTCCCAACTTCGCCCGCATCCTTGACGCTTGCCTCAGCTTCAGAACGCCCTAATCACGCGAACGCGCGTATTGTCTGGATGAGTCGGCCGAGCATGTTCGGCGTGACACTCGCCGCTTTTTCGTACCCCCGGCTCCTTCCAGCTTCAGGCTTGGAAAGTATCGCCGGAACGGCCGCTCCCTTGCCCCCAAATACCGGTTGTTTGTGATGCCCTCTGCGGGCTATGCTCGCTGACGCTGCCGACGTTGGCTTAGAGTCCGAACGCCGGCGTGATTACTTTGGCGGCGAAAGACGAGCGCAAGAACCATGGCAAAGAAGACCGGGCCCCGGAGATCATGCATGACTAACGCGTCGCCGGGGCCGCTGCGTATCCGTATGCTCCTTCGCGTTGGGGCTCTCGTTGTTTTGGGGACCGGCTTTCTCACATCCTGTCAGAGAGCAACTCCCACCTCTTGTGTCACGCCCAACACCTTGCTGATGCGCATCGAGTGCGGCACAGAGCTCGCAGGGCAAGCAGGCGTCGTAACGTCGAAGGTCGGGGTCTCGAGATGGGAGGCCGGCGTACCTTCGTCGACCATGGTTCTTGAAGATGTGTTCCCGCTAGATTGCGCCCGGGCCAGCAATAACTACGAGGTCCGCCTCGGAAAGATGTATGGTCCCGGTGAGCGCTACCGCGTCTCTGTATTGCCGACCGTCGATGGTCAAGTATTGAGCAACCTCCGGTTCGAAGGAGATATCGACCTTGAACCGGGCTGTAGCACCCTGAATGTCCCTCTCAAGTCGGGGGCAGGCGTTCCCGGCGCCGTCAACTTGGGAGGCATATGCGACTCCAGCGTCAAGAACCAGAAGGACTGCGCCGGCGATGCCTCTGTCGAGTGCATCGATGGTATTTGGGTTCTCAAGGAGCCCTGCGCCGGGCGCTGCGAGTCGGGGCTTTGTGTGGGGGACTGTAAGCCGGATTCGAAAGCAACGTGCAGCGAAGATAACGCCCCCGTTATGTGCACCGAAGAGTTTGTCTGGATGAGGCGGGAGGCATGTGTCGGGAAAGCCTGTGTCGACGGCGAGTGTGTGGGAAGCTGCGAACCTGGAAAAAAGCAGTGCGGCCTTGATGGTAACGTTGAAGTTTGCACAGATCAGGGCAATTGGGTGCCTGATGTTTCCCCCGCTTCACAGTGTCAAGAGGGTTGCACCAACGGGATTTGTGATGGTTGCGATGAAAACGAGGTCGCATGCAACGGTCTCTCTTTGCTCCGCTGTACTGCGGCCGGGAAATTCGAACCCGAGAGCACCTGCCAATATGTCTGTACCCCAGGGATTGGCGAGTCTTCAGGATGCACGGGCTCGTGTGTAGGAGGCAGTCGGTCCTGTTCGGACGAAGGAGTGCCCCTCATTTGCACCGTGACTGGTAGCTGGGCTCCCAATCCCGAGGAAAACGAAGGAAACATGTGTCCCAACGTCTGCAACGCAGGTCGCTGCACTGGGAATTGCAAGCCAGGCACTGCGGCATGTAACGGAGACGGTGCGCTCGTCGCGTGCGAGAACGATGGCCAACGTGGTACCCCTGTGAAGTGCCCGGCCTCCCAATTCTGTCGTGAACAGGGTGTATCGGCGAGCTGCACGACTTGCCCGCCGACCCCGGCTGGCTGTACGGCGAGCGGCGCCAAGACCTGTAACGGCCTCGGTGTCTTCGAATGCACTACCGACGGCAGGGGCTGCTTGGTTCTATCCGCAGCGCCTGTCGCCGACTGCTCGAGTGCCATGCGGCCGACTGGCAGCACGGCCACGTGTGAAGGCGGTAAATGCGGCTACCTTTGTGCGACCAATGATGCTTGCCCCCAACCGGGTGCTTGGTCTTGCTCAGGGAAGGACTACCGCGTCTGTAGCGATGCCATGTGTCCCGCATGGTCTGCGGCCAATTCGTGCCCGTCTCGTCAAGTCTGCAGCGAGAGCGCGAGAAAATGCGAATGTCCTGCGCGACCGGCCCAATGCCCATCCGCCGGATCAGGGTATCGCTGTAACGGTGCCGCATCGGTCGAATGCGGCCAGGAAAACGGCTGCGTCTTTGAGATCGCGTCGACAGCATGCGCGAATGGCTGCAACGCCAGCAATGGACGGTGCTACCCGCAATGCAACCCCAACAGTTCGGAGCGTGTTTGCAGTGCGGACCGCCTCGCGCAGGAGGTGTGTAACTCGGAAGGTCGTTGGCAGCGACAGGCCTGCCAAACGAGCGAGATCGGAGCGGTCGCAACCTGCTCGGGCGGGTCGTGCGTTGTCGGGTGTGAATCCGCTGCGGGGTATCGCGCCTGCGCTGTGGGATGCTACAAGACGTGTCCGTCGTTCCGCGCGATCGAATTCGGCAGAAGAGACCCCTTCGAGGTTGGGATTAGCGGTGATGGCGAGGTTGTTGTCGGTCGGCTGAGTTCCAGTGACGAGCCAGAATCCGTTTTCCGATGGACGAACTCGGGTGGCGTTCAAGACCTGGGAACCGAGACGCTCCTCTGGGTGCCCGTAGACACGGACTTCGATGGTTCGGTTGTACAAGCCGGTTCCTTCGTTTGGCGAGCCGGGGTGGGTTTTAACTACGACGAAAGCATCAGGTACGGCACTGCCGTTTCGGATGATGGCCTTCGCCTTGTCGGTCACGAATCGGCCGACGGCTATTGGACGGATTCAGTCACTCGCTGGGAATTGACCAATTTCCGTCCGCGCAACATCAGTGGCGACGGGGCCTATGCAATAGGTTCGAGTGGCGATACGGCCATCCGCATGCTCTTGTCAGTCAGCGGGTCGACGAATCCTGAGTTTCTCTGGCTGAACGGAAGCGCCGATTTCTCCAGCCAATTCGGTAACGTCATCTATGGCGAGAGCGACGGCCCGAATGGTTCCCAGCCCGTGCGCTGGGCGGTGGATCAAGGCGTCGAAATACTAACTGATTGGGAACGGATATATTCAGTTGATGCCAACGGTGAGGTGATTGTGGGACTGGCCAAGAATGGAGTTCCCTCGGTTGGCAAGTACGGACAATCGCCGCTAGCCTTGCAGTCCCTTTTGACCGCAGCCGGGGTAGGTCTCGACGGGTACAGCATCACCAGTGTCGAGGGCATCTCAGCGGATGGCAGCATCGTCGCTGGGCTGGCAACAAAGCAGAGCAAGACGGCCGTGTTTCTGTCTAGATTGCCGAGACTCTGAACTGCCGAGCTCTTCGACGCTCCAAGGGGCCGGGGCGTGTCGTAACATATATGCA encodes the following:
- a CDS encoding PilZ domain-containing protein; its protein translation is MTAPCALPVEARDGNRRAYRLALAIGAEGASFETPLPFEPGSLVDLRFRLPDGQGPFEVRGRAELLGDDAEGDGEHGCMAVSFPEAPRATKELLGQYVRMRLGLTPA